The following proteins are co-located in the Paralichthys olivaceus isolate ysfri-2021 chromosome 2, ASM2471397v2, whole genome shotgun sequence genome:
- the avil gene encoding advillin translates to MEFTFRAVTHSPGIIIWRIEKLELVQVPEKSTGSFYDGDCYVLLSTQKVSSSLCYDIHYWIGSQSSQDEQGAAAVYTIQLDEFLGCTPVQHREVQNHESDAFRGYFKHGIIYKKGGVASGMRHTETNSYDVKRLLHVKGKKRVIAREVEMSWKSFNLGDVFLLDIGKTIVQWNGPRCNKQEKLKGMLLAKDIRDRERGGRAEIRVIEGDAESNSPQNMEILNTVLGERTSRLTEGPSDEVADQEQKARLTLYHVSDADGQMKVTEVATRPLVQDLLSHDDCYLLDQGGTKIFVWKGKKANKAERQTAMARALEFIKVKNYPNTTNVETVNDGAESALFKQLFQRWTVKDQTQGLGKAYTKGKVANITQEKFDASLMHVMPEIAAQERMVDNGQGKVEVWRIENLELVPVDPKRHGYFYGGDCYLILYTYLVNNKQCYLLYIWQGRHATLDEIAASAFQAVDLDQKHGGQPVQVRVTMGKEPRHFMAIFKGKMVIFEGGTSRKGASDPEPPVRLFQVHGSDPSNTKTIEVPALATSLNSSDVFLLWSQSGLYLWCGKGCSGDERAMAKEVSSAIGQNSAEEIVAEGQEPVEFWELLGGKAPYANDKRLQQEVLDHQPRLFECSNKTGRFIVTEVTQFTQDDLSEDDVMLLDTWDQVFFWTGKEANEVERKEAVVTSQEYLHTHPGNRDPDTPIVLVKQGFEPPTFTGWFTAWDPSKWSGGKSYEELKKELGDEVSSVHITVEHNCVESEKNFMSFPPEALVNKLANKLPEGVDPTQKEKHLSDSDFRSVFGISKDNFVRLPQWKQLSLKKEKGMF, encoded by the exons ATGGAGTTCACATTCAGAGCAGTAACTCACAGCCCTGGGATTATAATCTGGAGAATTGAG AAATTGGAGCTGGTACAAGTCCCAGAGAAATCTACTGGGAGCTTTTATGATGGTGACTGCTACGTGCTTCTGTCT acacagaaggTGAGCAGCTCTCTGTGTTATGATATCCACTACTGGATTGGTTCACAGTCCTCTCAGGATGAACAGGGAGCAGCTGCTGTTTACACCATACAGCTCGATGAATTCTTGGGCTGCACTCCGGTCCAGCACCGCGAGGTTCAGAACCACGAGTCTGATGCCTTCAGGGGATACTTCAAACATGGAATAAT CTATAAGAAAGGTGGAGTTGCATCAGGTATGAGGCACACAGAAACCAACTCCTATGATGTGAAGAGGCTGCTCCATGTCAAAGGGAAGAAGAGAGTGATTGCCAGAGAG GTGGAGATGAGCTGGAAGAGCTTCAACCTTggagatgtgtttttgttggacATTGGAAAAACCATTGTTCAGTGGAATGGCCCAAGGTGTAACAAACAGGAAAAGCTTAAA GGGATGTTGTTGGCCAAAGACATccgggacagagagagaggaggacgggCGGAGATCCGAGTGATCGAGGGCGATGCAGAAAGCAACTCTCCTCAGAACATGGAGATCCTGAATACTGTTCTGGGAGAAAGAACATCCAGGCTGACAGAAGGACCATCTGATGAAGTTGCGGACCAGGAACAGAAGGCCAGACTCACTCTTTACCA TGTGTCAGATGCTGATGGGCAGATGAAGGTCACAGAAGTTGCCACCAGACCACTGGTTCAGGATCTTCTCAGCCATGAT GACTGCTACCTCCTGGACCAGGGGGGGACCAAGATCTTTGTATGGAAGGGGAAGAAGGCAAACAAAGCTGAAAGACAGACTGCGATGGCCAGAGCTTTG GAGTTCATCAAGGTAAAAAACTACCCCAACACTACAAATGTCGAGACAGTGAATGACGGAGCAGAGTCGGCTCTATTCAAGCAGCTGTTCCAGAGGTGGACAGTCAAAGACCAGACTCAGGGTCTGGGCAAAGCATATACGAAAGGGAAAGTGG CCAACATCACACAGGAGAAATTTGATGCCTCTCTGATGCATGTGATGCCGGAAATTGCAGCACAGGAGCGAATGGTGGACAATGGCCAGGGTAAAGTTGAG GTTTGGAGGATTGAGAATCTGGAGCTCGTCCCTGTGGATCCTAAAAGACACGGATACTTCTATGGAGGAGACTGCTACCTGATCCTCTACACGTACCTGGTTAACAACAAGCAGTGTTACCTGCTCTACATATGGCAG GGGCGTCATGCCACACTGGATGAAATAGCAGCCTCAGCATTTCAGGCTGTGGATTTGGATCAGAAACATGGTGGCCAGCCAGTCCAAGTGAGAGTAACCATGGGCAAAGAACCAAGACACTTTATGGCTATTTTCAAGGGTAAAATGGTCATCTTTGAG GGGGGCACATCTAGAAAAGGAGCCTCTGACCCAGAGCCTCCGGTCAGACTGTTTCAGGTCCACGGCTCTGACCCATCCAACACTAAAACCATTGAGGTCCCAGCCCTGGCCACCTCCCTCAACTccagtgatgtgtttttactaTGGAGCCAATCAGGACTCTATCTGTGGTGTGGGAAG GGATGTAGTGGAGATGAGAGGGCCATGGCGAAGGAGGTCAGCTCTGCAATTGGCCAGAACAGTGCAGAGGAGATTGTCGCAGAGGGCCAGGAGCCTGTTGAATTCTGGGAATTGCTTGGAGGCAAAGCTCCATATGCTAATGACAAGAG GCTCcagcaggaggttttagaccaCCAGCCACGTCTGTTTGAATGCTCCAATAAAACAGGTCGTTTCATTGTGACTGAGGTGACTCAGTTCACACAGGACGACCTCAGTGAGGATGATGTCATGTTACTGGACACATGGGACCAG GTGTTTTTCTGGACCGGTAAAGAGGCAAACGAGGTTGAGCGCAAAGAAGCAGTGGTCACGAGCCAAGAGTACCTGCACACCCACCCAGGCAACAGAGATCCAGACACCCCCATCGTCTTGGTCAAGCAAGGGTTCGAGCCGCCCACCTTCACTGGGTGGTTCACAGCCTGGGATCCCTCCAAATGGAGC GGAGGAAAAAGCTATGAGGAGTTGAAGAAAGAGTTGGGAGATGAAGTGTCTAGCGTTCACATTACAGTT GAGCATAACTGTGttgaaagtgagaaaaacttTATGTCCTTTCCACCGGAGGCTCTGGTCAACAAGCTCGCTAATAAACTGCCTGAAGGTGTGGACCCAACCCAGAAAgag AAACACCTCTCGGACTCTGACTTCCGCAGCGTGTTTGGGATCAGCAAAGACAACTTTGTGCGGCTGCCACAGTGGAAACAGCTCagtctgaagaaagaaaaaggaatgttttga
- the olfml3b gene encoding olfactomedin-like protein 3A: MRGLVVLVTLACFANAQHQALIDYLERRLLAIEDRISLWHEQTTRYASELRELKQQMVSQLETLDKEKEALRMNLDGVGTRVDRVERELDYLETQNGVQPCVDVDDKLIEQQVTLVQEKQKAKYFKLSDCSDMISSIKAMKILKRVGGPKGMWTKDSSRGSGKVYVFNGTDDDTIHEFSSAQDFTRSPGLSLSKSLKLPSSWRGTGHIIYNNHAYYVNQVEDVMVVKYDMKTNSVTDSAVFPVQDHVPVYGLTPETVMDLAVDEEGLWAIYATRQNERHISLAKMDANSLDIEQMWDTNCPRENAESAFVICGTLYVVYNTKQPGRSRVQCVFDVNGMVSNEEAPLVYFPKRYGAHSSLKYNPQERLLYAWDDGYQILYKLVMKKKLEI, encoded by the exons ATGAGAGGACTTGTTGTCTTGGTTACTTTGGCCTGCTTTGCCAACGCTCAGCACCAAGCACTGATTGACTATTTGGAGCGGAGGCTGCTTGCTATTGAG GACCGGATCTCTCTGTGGCACGAACAGACCACTCGTTATGCCTCGGAGCTGCGAGAGCTGAAGCAACAGATGGTTTCCCAGCTGGAGACCttggacaaagagaaagaggcgCTGAGAATGAATCTGGACGGTGTAGGCACCAGGGTGGACCGGGTGGAGCGAGAGCTGGACTACCTGGAGACGCAGAACGGGGTTCAGCCGTGTGTGGATGTGGACGACAAGTTGATAGAGCAGCAGGTAACTCTGGTGCAGGAGAAGCAGAAGGCCAAATATTTTAAACTCTCAG ACTGCAGTGACATGATCTCCAGTATAAAAGCCATGAAGATCTTAAAGCGAGTTGGAGGACCAAAGGGCATGTGGACTAAAGACAGCAGTAGGGGCTCTGGGAAGGTCTACGTCTTTAATGGGACGGATGACGACACCATCCATGAGTTTTCCTCTGCGCAAGACTTCACCCGCTCTCCgggtctgtctctgtccaaGAGCCTGAAGCTGCCCTCATCCTGGAGGGGAACAGGACACATCATCTACAACAACCACGCCTATTATGTAAATCAGGTTGAGGATGTAATGGTGGTTAAATATGACATGAAGACCAACTCTGTGACGGACAGTGCTGTGTTTCCAGTTCAGGACCATGTCCCTGTGTACGGCCTGACCCCCGAGACAGTGATGGACCTGGCTGTGGATGAGGAAGGCCTGTGGGCCATTTACGCCACCCGGCAGAACGAGCGGCACATCTCTCTGGCTAAAATGGACGCCAACTCGCTGGACATCGAGCAGATGTGGGACACAAACTGCCCGAGAGAGAACGCAGAGTCGGCGTTTGTCATCTGTGGCACTCTCTATGTGGTGTACAACACCAAGCAGCCCGGCCGCTCacgtgttcagtgtgtgtttgatgtcaaTGGCATGGTGAGCAACGAAGAGGCGCCACTGGTTTATTTTCCCAAACGCTATGGAGCTCACTCCAGTCTCAAGTACAACCCACAGGAGCGGCTGCTGTACGCCTGGGATGATGGCTACCAGATCCTGTACAAGCTtgtcatgaaaaagaaactagAAATATAA